In Deltaproteobacteria bacterium CG11_big_fil_rev_8_21_14_0_20_49_13, the genomic stretch AGCAGGCGTACGAAACGGGAAGGGGTATAATTCAGATGCGCGCTCGCGCCTCTATCGAACCTGTTTCGCGCGGAGACCGCGAGGCCATAATCATCACCGAGATACCTTATCAGGTGAACAAGGCGCGTCTTATCGAGCGAATCGCGGAGCTTGTCCGCGACGGCAAGCTCGAAGGCATCTCCGACCTGCGCGACGAATCCGACAGGGACGGCATGCGCATCGCCATCGAGCTCAAGAAGGGCGCAGTTGCGGGAGTCATCCTGAACCAGCTTTATAAGCATACATCGATGCAGGAGACCTTTGGTATGATAATGCTGGCGATCGTCAACAGCCAGCCCAAGGTCCTGAACCTTAAGGAATATCTGGGCCATTTCATCGATCACCGGAAAGAGGTGGTTACAAGAAGGACCGCATATGAACTTAGAAAGGCAGAAGAACGCGCTCATGTGTTGGCCGGACTCAAAATAGCGGTCGAGAACATCGACGAGGTTATTGCCCTCATCAAGAGGTCCAAGAGCCCCGAAGAGGCCAAGAACGGACTCATGAAGAAGTTCGAGCTCTCCGCTATCCAGGCGCAGGCGGTTCTCGACATGCGCCTGCAGAAGTTGACCGGCCTCGAACGCGAGAAGATAATCGCCGAATACAAAGACGTTATGGAGCTCATCAAAAAGTTGAAGGAGATCCTTTCCAGTGAAAAATTGATACTTTCTATCATCAGCAATGAAATATCCGAGATAAAGGAAAAGTACGGCGACAAACGCCGCACCGAGATACTGGCAAAGTCCGAAGACCTAACAGTCGAAGACCTTATCGCCGAAGAGGACATGGTCGTCACCGTTTCGCATTTTGGTTATATCAAGCGCAACCCCATAAGCATCTATCGTGCGCAACGAAGGGGCGGGCGCGGCAAACAGGGGATGACAATGGGCGACGAGGATTTTGTTTCGGACCTCTTCATAGCCTCAACCCACAGCCATGTGATGATCTTTACCCAGACCGGAAAGGGTTTCTGGCTGAAGGTCCATGAGATACCCCAGATCGGCCGTACAGCCAAGGGTAAGGCCATAACCAACCTTGTCCAGATGGCGTCCGACGACAAGATCGCCGCTATTCTTCCAGTAAGAAAGTTCGAAGAGGGGAAGTTCGTCGTTCTTGCTACGAGGAAGGGGCTTGTTAAGAAGACCGAACTGATGGAATATTCCAACCCTCGCGCATCAGGCATCGTTGCCACCAAGATAGAGGAAGGTGACGAGGTCGTGTCGGTAAAACTGACCGCAGGCAAGGAAGATATATTCCTTACCACCGCCGACGGCCAGTCCATACGCTTCAAAGAGGAAGATGTCCGTTCCACGGGCCGCGCAACGTACGGCGTGTGGGGCATCACTTTAAGCAAGGGCGATGAGGTCGTTTCGATGGAGACAATAACGAACGCAACACCGATGCTTACCTGCACGCAGAACGGTTACGGAAAGAGGACCGAACTTGCCGAATACAGGATCCAGGGTCGCGGCGGAAGCGGGATCATCACTATTCAGACGACCGATCGCAACGGCAAGGTGGTCGGAGCGATGCAGATAGCGGATACCGATGATATAATGATGGTCACGAACAAGGGAAAGGTCATCCGCACACATGCAAAACATGTCGGTCTTATAGGCAGGAACACCCAAGGGGTCAGGCTGATCTCGCTTGAAAAGGATGAAAAGCTGATCTCAATAGCCAAACTTGCGGAAAAAGAGGAAGAGGTCGAGGCGGAAGAGTAGGATCCATCGACTCTACCATTCGGCAAG encodes the following:
- a CDS encoding DNA gyrase subunit A, whose protein sequence is MVKSAEILKINIEDEMKSSYLDYAMSVIIGRALPDVRDGLKPAHRRVLYAMYSEGLLSNKRYSKCAGVVGEVLKKYHPHGDSSVYDTLVRMAQDWNMRYPLIDGQGNFGSVDGDSAAAYRYTEARLAKIAEEMLSDIDKETVDFVPNFDGSTEEPVVLPSRTPNLLINGSEGIAVGMATKIPPHNLNEVCEALLALVKDPALTIKELMKYIPGPDFPTAAFIHGRDGIKQAYETGRGIIQMRARASIEPVSRGDREAIIITEIPYQVNKARLIERIAELVRDGKLEGISDLRDESDRDGMRIAIELKKGAVAGVILNQLYKHTSMQETFGMIMLAIVNSQPKVLNLKEYLGHFIDHRKEVVTRRTAYELRKAEERAHVLAGLKIAVENIDEVIALIKRSKSPEEAKNGLMKKFELSAIQAQAVLDMRLQKLTGLEREKIIAEYKDVMELIKKLKEILSSEKLILSIISNEISEIKEKYGDKRRTEILAKSEDLTVEDLIAEEDMVVTVSHFGYIKRNPISIYRAQRRGGRGKQGMTMGDEDFVSDLFIASTHSHVMIFTQTGKGFWLKVHEIPQIGRTAKGKAITNLVQMASDDKIAAILPVRKFEEGKFVVLATRKGLVKKTELMEYSNPRASGIVATKIEEGDEVVSVKLTAGKEDIFLTTADGQSIRFKEEDVRSTGRATYGVWGITLSKGDEVVSMETITNATPMLTCTQNGYGKRTELAEYRIQGRGGSGIITIQTTDRNGKVVGAMQIADTDDIMMVTNKGKVIRTHAKHVGLIGRNTQGVRLISLEKDEKLISIAKLAEKEEEVEAEE